The following are from one region of the Acanthopagrus latus isolate v.2019 chromosome 2, fAcaLat1.1, whole genome shotgun sequence genome:
- the hdac12 gene encoding uncharacterized protein SYNPCC7002_A1628 isoform X1, translated as MTRFTHMFCRRARLEFGRLLGAALSPCRCFHAERVRPDSSGLPVVHHSQYVCDLPANHRFPMEKFPRVLHCLIQDQVITEKQVWVPEIASEELLRCVHTQEYLDNFINGRINEQEQRRTGFPWSKGLVRRCRYETGGTLLAAEVALHRGLACSTAGGTHHAFPSFGSGFCLLNDLAVAAKYLTSSSPGRKVLIVDLDVHQGDGTAFIFKDEPCVFTFSVHCGKNFPVRKQQSDLDVSVEDELEDKEYLSTVEAHLPSLLEIFRPDLVLYDAGVDPHWEDELGRLRLTDQGLYRRDLYVMKTVVSRGVPVAAVIGGGYSRDIDKLALRHSIVHRAATQVWRECGM; from the exons ATGACCCGCTTCACTCACATGTTCTGTAGAAGAGCTCGTCTGGAGTTCGGCCGGCTGCTCGGAGCAGCTCTCAGCCCCTGCAGATGTTTCCACGCTGAACGA GTGAGACCTGACTCCAGCGGACTGCCTGTTGTTCACCACAGTCAGTATGTGTGTGACcttccagccaatcacaggtTCCCCATGGAGAAGTTCCCCAGGGTTCTACACTGTCTGATCCAGGATCAGGTCATTACAGAGAAACAG GTGTGGGTCCCTGAAATAGCCTCTGAAGAATTACTCCGCTGTGTGCACACGCAGGAATACTTGGACAACTTCATTAACGGCAGAATAAATGAGCAGGAACAAAGGCGGACGGGGTTCCCCTGGAGCAAAGGCCTGGTGAGGCGCTGTCGGTATGAAACGG GTGGGACTCTTCTCGCTGCTGAGGTGGCTCTGCACAGGGGTCTGGcctgcagcacagcaggaggAACCCATCACGCCTTCCCGAGCTTTGGTTCAGGCTTCTGTCTCCTCAATGACTTGGCGGTTGCAGCCAAATACCTGACCTCCTCCTCGCCCGGAAGAAAGGTTCTGATAGTGGATCTAGACGTGCATCAG GGTGACGGCACggctttcatttttaaagatgagccatgtgtgtttactttctCGGTGCACTGTGGGAAAAACTTCCCCGTCCGTAAACAACAGAGTGACCTCGAcgtcagtgtggaggatgagCTGGAGGACAAGGAGTACCTCTCCACAG TGGAGGCTCACCTGCCCAGCTTGCTTGAGATTTTCCGTCCAGACCTGGTCCTGTATGATGCTGGTGTCGACCCTCATTGGGAAGATGAACTCGGGAGGCTCCGTCTGACCGACCAAG GGCTGTATCGCAGAGATCTGTACGTGATGAAGACCGTGGTGAGCAGAGGCGTCCCCGTCGCTGCCGTAATCGGAGGAGGATACTCGAGAGACATCGACAAACTGGCCCTCAGACACTCCATCGTCCACAGAGCAGCGACTCAG GTTTGGAGGGAGTGTGGAATGTGA
- the hdac12 gene encoding uncharacterized protein SYNPCC7002_A1628 isoform X2: MTRFTHMFCRRARLEFGRLLGAALSPCRCFHAERVRPDSSGLPVVHHSQYVCDLPANHRFPMEKFPRVLHCLIQDQVITEKQEYLDNFINGRINEQEQRRTGFPWSKGLVRRCRYETGGTLLAAEVALHRGLACSTAGGTHHAFPSFGSGFCLLNDLAVAAKYLTSSSPGRKVLIVDLDVHQGDGTAFIFKDEPCVFTFSVHCGKNFPVRKQQSDLDVSVEDELEDKEYLSTVEAHLPSLLEIFRPDLVLYDAGVDPHWEDELGRLRLTDQGLYRRDLYVMKTVVSRGVPVAAVIGGGYSRDIDKLALRHSIVHRAATQVWRECGM; this comes from the exons ATGACCCGCTTCACTCACATGTTCTGTAGAAGAGCTCGTCTGGAGTTCGGCCGGCTGCTCGGAGCAGCTCTCAGCCCCTGCAGATGTTTCCACGCTGAACGA GTGAGACCTGACTCCAGCGGACTGCCTGTTGTTCACCACAGTCAGTATGTGTGTGACcttccagccaatcacaggtTCCCCATGGAGAAGTTCCCCAGGGTTCTACACTGTCTGATCCAGGATCAGGTCATTACAGAGAAACAG GAATACTTGGACAACTTCATTAACGGCAGAATAAATGAGCAGGAACAAAGGCGGACGGGGTTCCCCTGGAGCAAAGGCCTGGTGAGGCGCTGTCGGTATGAAACGG GTGGGACTCTTCTCGCTGCTGAGGTGGCTCTGCACAGGGGTCTGGcctgcagcacagcaggaggAACCCATCACGCCTTCCCGAGCTTTGGTTCAGGCTTCTGTCTCCTCAATGACTTGGCGGTTGCAGCCAAATACCTGACCTCCTCCTCGCCCGGAAGAAAGGTTCTGATAGTGGATCTAGACGTGCATCAG GGTGACGGCACggctttcatttttaaagatgagccatgtgtgtttactttctCGGTGCACTGTGGGAAAAACTTCCCCGTCCGTAAACAACAGAGTGACCTCGAcgtcagtgtggaggatgagCTGGAGGACAAGGAGTACCTCTCCACAG TGGAGGCTCACCTGCCCAGCTTGCTTGAGATTTTCCGTCCAGACCTGGTCCTGTATGATGCTGGTGTCGACCCTCATTGGGAAGATGAACTCGGGAGGCTCCGTCTGACCGACCAAG GGCTGTATCGCAGAGATCTGTACGTGATGAAGACCGTGGTGAGCAGAGGCGTCCCCGTCGCTGCCGTAATCGGAGGAGGATACTCGAGAGACATCGACAAACTGGCCCTCAGACACTCCATCGTCCACAGAGCAGCGACTCAG GTTTGGAGGGAGTGTGGAATGTGA
- the hdac12 gene encoding uncharacterized protein SYNPCC7002_A1628 isoform X3, producing MHTGVNGAFPCLTIMQLVWVPEIASEELLRCVHTQEYLDNFINGRINEQEQRRTGFPWSKGLVRRCRYETGGTLLAAEVALHRGLACSTAGGTHHAFPSFGSGFCLLNDLAVAAKYLTSSSPGRKVLIVDLDVHQGDGTAFIFKDEPCVFTFSVHCGKNFPVRKQQSDLDVSVEDELEDKEYLSTVEAHLPSLLEIFRPDLVLYDAGVDPHWEDELGRLRLTDQGLYRRDLYVMKTVVSRGVPVAAVIGGGYSRDIDKLALRHSIVHRAATQVWRECGM from the exons ATGCATACTGGTGTTAATGGTGCTTTCCCCTGTTTAACCATCATGCAGctg GTGTGGGTCCCTGAAATAGCCTCTGAAGAATTACTCCGCTGTGTGCACACGCAGGAATACTTGGACAACTTCATTAACGGCAGAATAAATGAGCAGGAACAAAGGCGGACGGGGTTCCCCTGGAGCAAAGGCCTGGTGAGGCGCTGTCGGTATGAAACGG GTGGGACTCTTCTCGCTGCTGAGGTGGCTCTGCACAGGGGTCTGGcctgcagcacagcaggaggAACCCATCACGCCTTCCCGAGCTTTGGTTCAGGCTTCTGTCTCCTCAATGACTTGGCGGTTGCAGCCAAATACCTGACCTCCTCCTCGCCCGGAAGAAAGGTTCTGATAGTGGATCTAGACGTGCATCAG GGTGACGGCACggctttcatttttaaagatgagccatgtgtgtttactttctCGGTGCACTGTGGGAAAAACTTCCCCGTCCGTAAACAACAGAGTGACCTCGAcgtcagtgtggaggatgagCTGGAGGACAAGGAGTACCTCTCCACAG TGGAGGCTCACCTGCCCAGCTTGCTTGAGATTTTCCGTCCAGACCTGGTCCTGTATGATGCTGGTGTCGACCCTCATTGGGAAGATGAACTCGGGAGGCTCCGTCTGACCGACCAAG GGCTGTATCGCAGAGATCTGTACGTGATGAAGACCGTGGTGAGCAGAGGCGTCCCCGTCGCTGCCGTAATCGGAGGAGGATACTCGAGAGACATCGACAAACTGGCCCTCAGACACTCCATCGTCCACAGAGCAGCGACTCAG GTTTGGAGGGAGTGTGGAATGTGA
- the trmt9b gene encoding probable tRNA methyltransferase 9B, whose product MMEEAASQLERDHVHSVYDKIAPYFNDSRYKAWPKVRQFLLELQPGSIVADIGCGNGKYLHINKEVFKLGCDVCRPLVDFAWSQGHEVQMCDGLHLPYRDGCFDAVLSIAVIHHLSTKERRIRAIKEMARTLRVGGRIMIYVWAMEQKRRKFEKQDIFVPWNPNPHSPRRRAAAQSVSEAIDNTDKHRKVRSTSSVADEEDLTCATPQQRTQRLWFFSRSLDSVFDFGSLAISRSSSRDLSTLSSPTGENEGNKASQRGRGRGLIKQVSSFFSPPSVIGSEEDVFDSVTDPHKGQNNPGGNNNNNGTGNQSVSVSLAQECGSLALPDLVPFQKEHLKPAGDESGRAPQGGEQQESTKSPRGSEGQVEGSCLRYYHVFREGELAELIEHHVEELHVKHTYFDHANWCVVAEKVQLWKI is encoded by the exons ATGATGGAGGAGGCTGCCAGTCAGCTCGAGAGGGACCACGTGCACAGCGTCTACGACAAGATCGCTCCATATTTCAACGACAGCCGCTATAAAGCCTGGCCGAAGGTACGACAGttcctgctggagctgcagccagGGAGCATCGTCGCTGATATCG GTTGTGGCAATGGCAAGTACCTCCACATCAACAAGGAGGTGTTCAAGCTGGGGTGCGATGTCTGTCGCCCCCTGGTGGACTTTGCCTGGAGTCAGGGACACGAGGTCCAGATGTGCGACGGGCTGCATTTGCCTTACAGAGACGGGTGCTTCGACGCTGTGCTCTCTATTGCAG TCATCCATCACTTGTCCACCAAAGAGCGTCGTATTCGAGCAATAAAGGAGATGGCGCGCACTCTGAGGGTGGGCGGACGCATCATGATCTACGTGTGGGCCATGGAGCAGAAACGCCGAAAGTTTGAGAAACAGGACATCTTCGTCCCCTGGAACCCCAATCCGCACTCGCCCAGACGGAGGGCGGCAGCTCAGAGCGTGAGCGAAGCCATAGACAACACCGACAAGCACAGGAAGGTTAGAAGCACATCCTCCGTGGCGGACGAAGAAGATCTGACCTGCGCCACGCcacagcagaggacacagagactgTGGTTCTTCTCCAGGTCCCTGGATTCTGTGTTCGACTTCGGAAGCTTGGCCATCTCCCGGTCGTCCTCCAGAGACCTGAGCACTTTATCTTCACCCACAGGGGAGAACGAGGGGAACAAGGCCAGCCAGCGTGGGAGAGGCCGGGGCCTCATTAAGCAAGTGTCGAGCTTCTTTTCCCCGCCGTCTGTGATTGGATCAGAGGAGGACGTCTTCGACTCAGTCACAGACCCGCACAAGGGACAAAACAACCCTggaggcaacaacaacaacaacggcacAGGAAACCAGAGCGTCTCAGTATCTTTAGCCCAGGAGTGTGGCTCTCTAGCCCTGCCGGATCTGGTCCCTTTCCAGAAAGAGCACCTGAAGCCGGCTGGAGATGAAAGCGGCCGAGCCCCgcagggaggagagcagcaggaaaGCACAAAGAGTCCTCGGGGGAGCGAGGGGCAGGTGGAGGGCTCCTGCCTGAGGTACTACCACGTCTTCAGGGAGGGAGAACTGGCAGAGCTGATAGAGCATCATGTCGAGGAGCTTCACGTCAAACACACCTACTTTGATCACGCCAACTGGTGTGTGGTGGCAGAGAAGGTTCAGCTGtggaaaatctga